The Fibrobacter sp. UBA4297 genome includes a window with the following:
- a CDS encoding LysM peptidoglycan-binding domain-containing protein, whose product MRFLKCASICLGLSALIASAYVVKKGDTLWDLSAEFLNDPFAWPDLWENNRHIEDPHWIYPGDSIYLGDGVNEGYRLPKTRPCEAAVADSNLPKGITSVGCDERDARNGDFENMLGNLRDKDKKHKKKKAADTYLYKKRPAPKIFNGYYQILAPEIYTLDSIKKDQRFFSIRSGEKKEPIIHIPESEVIVGIGRKTDASLKKGDLVEILDARAIEVPTQKGKSFDNYALVRLTGYAKITAIGDTLSRAKIVQSFREIKMDHAKARLKQPLNVLNVTGYTAVPEAKLEEMAMIRYTMDPMLIIGAYAYIMVDKGAKQGYNTGDAIAIWEEDKSDAGLPPRLLGRGIISRASDNESTVLVREVYSNSRRIEVGNKVSITHQANLAQ is encoded by the coding sequence ATGCGATTTTTAAAATGTGCTTCGATCTGTCTTGGTCTTTCGGCTCTGATTGCATCTGCCTATGTGGTAAAAAAAGGCGATACCCTCTGGGACTTGAGTGCCGAATTTTTAAACGATCCGTTCGCTTGGCCGGACCTGTGGGAAAATAACAGGCACATCGAAGACCCGCACTGGATTTACCCGGGAGACTCCATCTATTTAGGCGATGGAGTCAATGAAGGTTACCGCCTCCCGAAAACGAGACCGTGCGAAGCGGCTGTCGCCGATTCCAACTTGCCCAAGGGCATCACCTCCGTCGGCTGTGACGAACGTGACGCCCGCAACGGCGATTTCGAGAACATGCTCGGAAACCTCCGCGACAAGGACAAGAAGCACAAGAAGAAAAAGGCTGCGGACACCTACCTTTATAAAAAGCGCCCAGCTCCGAAGATTTTCAACGGCTACTACCAGATTCTTGCCCCCGAAATCTACACGCTCGATTCCATCAAGAAGGACCAGCGTTTCTTCTCCATCCGCTCCGGAGAAAAGAAAGAACCGATTATCCATATCCCAGAATCCGAAGTTATCGTAGGCATTGGCCGTAAGACAGATGCAAGCCTCAAGAAAGGCGACCTCGTCGAAATTCTGGATGCACGCGCAATTGAAGTGCCAACGCAAAAAGGCAAGAGCTTTGACAACTATGCATTGGTAAGACTCACGGGATATGCAAAGATTACCGCTATTGGCGACACGCTTTCTAGAGCGAAGATTGTCCAAAGCTTTAGGGAAATCAAGATGGACCATGCCAAGGCGCGTCTAAAACAACCGCTCAATGTTCTGAACGTAACTGGCTACACAGCCGTTCCTGAAGCAAAGCTTGAAGAAATGGCTATGATCCGCTACACGATGGACCCGATGCTCATCATCGGCGCATACGCCTACATAATGGTGGACAAAGGTGCAAAGCAAGGGTACAATACCGGGGATGCCATCGCAATTTGGGAAGAAGACAAGTCCGATGCAGGCCTCCCTCCGAGACTTCTTGGACGCGGCATCATCTCCAGAGCTTCCGATAACGAATCCACGGTTCTTGTTCGCGAAGTCTATTCGAACAGCCGTCGCATTGAAGTTGGAAACAAGGTATCCATAACTCATCAGGCAAACTTGGCTCAGTGA
- a CDS encoding Na+/H+ antiporter NhaC family protein, which translates to MEQATNTIMAYGTFWALVPALVAIILALVSKEVYSSLFVGVIVGGLLLCQGTGSGFFDAVFKNGLIAKVADPYNVGILIFLVMLGAMVALMNRAGGSAAFGNWAKTHIKSKVGAQIATICFGILIFIDDYFNCLTVGSVMRPVTDRFKVSHEKLAYLIDSTAAPICIIAPISSWAAAVSGFVEGEDGLTLFIKAIPFNFYALLTILTLFLVVIWNVNIGPMKKHEMHTNAVGGNLEDLNFTSTKGRVLDLVMPIASLIVFCVLGMIYTGGYFASGDAAKGFVDAFASSDASVGLAIGSFGAFVFTVCFYMSRRVLRFGHCMACLPDGFKAMVPAILILALAWTLKGTTDALGAKEFVAGLVKGSAAGFMNFMPAIIFVIAAFLAFATGTSWGTFGILIPIVVAAFGGVDYSLMVISISACMAGAVCGDHSSPISDTTIMASAGAECNHVNHVNTQIPYVLIVAAISFVTYIIAGFTRSAILSLLFGFVLTFGTLVMIKKRAKKED; encoded by the coding sequence ATGGAACAGGCCACAAATACAATAATGGCTTATGGAACTTTCTGGGCTCTCGTGCCGGCTCTTGTCGCGATTATTCTCGCCCTTGTCAGTAAAGAAGTTTACTCGTCGCTTTTTGTGGGCGTCATTGTCGGTGGACTTCTTCTTTGCCAAGGAACAGGCTCGGGATTCTTCGATGCCGTTTTCAAGAATGGCTTGATTGCGAAAGTTGCAGACCCTTATAACGTGGGCATTCTCATATTCCTTGTTATGTTGGGTGCAATGGTCGCTCTCATGAATAGGGCGGGTGGTTCAGCCGCATTTGGCAACTGGGCTAAAACGCATATCAAGTCAAAAGTCGGTGCGCAAATTGCGACGATTTGCTTTGGAATCCTGATTTTTATCGATGACTATTTCAACTGCCTTACTGTCGGTAGCGTGATGCGCCCGGTAACAGACCGCTTCAAGGTGAGCCATGAAAAACTCGCGTATTTGATTGACTCTACCGCGGCTCCGATTTGCATTATCGCACCCATCAGCTCCTGGGCTGCTGCAGTTTCGGGATTCGTGGAAGGCGAGGATGGCCTTACGCTTTTCATCAAGGCAATTCCGTTTAACTTTTATGCTCTTTTGACAATTCTTACGTTGTTCTTGGTTGTCATTTGGAACGTGAATATCGGTCCGATGAAAAAGCATGAAATGCATACAAACGCTGTTGGCGGGAATTTGGAAGACTTGAATTTTACATCAACGAAAGGCAGAGTTTTGGATCTTGTGATGCCGATTGCATCTTTGATTGTGTTCTGTGTGCTGGGCATGATTTATACGGGTGGCTATTTTGCGTCAGGCGATGCGGCTAAGGGCTTTGTCGATGCTTTTGCTTCTAGTGATGCGTCTGTCGGTCTTGCAATTGGCTCGTTTGGCGCGTTTGTCTTTACCGTTTGTTTCTATATGAGTCGTCGCGTATTGCGCTTCGGTCACTGCATGGCTTGCTTGCCGGATGGCTTTAAGGCGATGGTTCCTGCAATTTTGATTTTGGCTTTGGCTTGGACGCTTAAGGGCACGACGGATGCGCTTGGTGCAAAGGAATTTGTGGCAGGCCTAGTGAAGGGCAGTGCCGCAGGATTCATGAACTTTATGCCTGCGATTATCTTTGTGATTGCGGCATTCCTCGCTTTTGCAACGGGAACTTCTTGGGGCACGTTCGGTATCCTTATCCCGATTGTCGTGGCGGCTTTTGGCGGTGTGGATTACAGCCTTATGGTTATCTCGATTTCGGCTTGCATGGCGGGTGCCGTTTGCGGAGACCACAGCTCTCCGATTTCGGATACGACGATTATGGCAAGTGCGGGTGCAGAATGCAATCACGTGAATCACGTCAATACGCAAATCCCGTATGTGCTTATTGTGGCTGCGATTTCATTTGTCACCTACATTATCGCAGGCTTTACCCGTAGCGCAATACTTTCGCTATTGTTCGGTTTTGTGCTGACCTTCGGTACGCTCGTGATGATCAAAAAGCGTGCCAAGAAAGAAGACTAA
- a CDS encoding sensor histidine kinase, whose translation MRNIQNEAFLAQKNYNESVATFREQCESTISKEQSKIFQEVKSASLYLYEQPHSLLDFGNATQFKTVNGIEAMFLYNNGTLIYPDISSKHFSKTSDYSNSIASQFERMLFREDVTSAMPQPVSLSKSARQLRFSFESIDDQIQNILGLIRIAYKTKDYDEALRLLNILEEHPHQQGYLHSDLTRSVNLLHFEILVAQKKHKEAEDYTIAVLNQFLQSENIENLPSAKFFFETAFTQILSFENLSQEKREAFWNLRENFNRQLGYMDIFFNNKDIVQSLLNRETTSKSGIDIMSDNKSTFIKMSYPILSGDQVVLAKVNIDEYRERMRSKLKTSAQGWKGIPYSITEGSDKALILGHVSDSSAVLAQVTLDKVIAWNLTLYEKGLSEIKNETRKRMFLMYGLLSFSLITVLLGSVVMFRFLTQEHKLLAMKANFLSSVSHELKTPLTSIKMFAEMMARGRVQKVEKVQEYSGLIGKEATRLENLIGAILNYTRMEHGKGGFHWEKLDFSACVQKVFDNVEDIGVEKGLMFHTKIEPNLFVIGDYTALYSLVQNLIENAIKYTNAPGDITITVSPDEDRIVFSVADTGIGIPSSEQKNIFNDFYRVGDEMTRSTKGSGLGLAIVKRVAETHKATISLTSKPGKGSTFTVRFKKAE comes from the coding sequence GTGAGAAACATCCAGAACGAGGCGTTCCTTGCGCAAAAGAACTATAACGAAAGCGTTGCTACATTCCGCGAACAGTGCGAATCGACAATCAGCAAGGAACAGAGCAAGATATTCCAGGAAGTCAAGTCAGCATCGCTGTACCTTTACGAACAACCGCACAGCCTGCTCGACTTCGGAAACGCTACACAGTTCAAGACGGTGAACGGCATCGAGGCAATGTTCCTGTACAACAACGGGACTCTCATCTACCCCGACATTTCGTCAAAGCATTTCTCGAAAACATCGGACTATTCCAACAGCATCGCAAGCCAGTTCGAAAGGATGCTGTTCCGCGAAGATGTCACATCCGCCATGCCGCAGCCGGTAAGCCTCTCCAAGTCGGCCCGCCAACTGCGTTTTTCGTTTGAATCCATCGACGACCAGATCCAGAATATCCTTGGACTCATACGCATAGCCTACAAGACCAAGGACTACGACGAAGCACTTCGCCTTTTGAACATTCTCGAAGAGCACCCGCACCAGCAGGGCTACCTCCACTCGGACCTTACGCGTTCGGTGAACCTTTTGCACTTTGAAATTCTTGTAGCGCAAAAGAAGCACAAAGAAGCCGAAGACTACACAATTGCGGTCTTAAACCAGTTTTTGCAAAGCGAAAACATCGAGAACCTCCCTTCGGCAAAGTTCTTTTTCGAAACGGCATTCACACAAATCCTCTCCTTTGAAAACTTAAGCCAGGAAAAGCGCGAAGCGTTCTGGAACCTGCGCGAGAACTTCAACCGACAACTTGGCTACATGGACATATTCTTCAACAACAAGGATATCGTCCAATCGCTATTGAACAGGGAAACAACGTCTAAGAGCGGCATCGACATCATGAGCGACAACAAGTCGACGTTCATCAAGATGAGCTACCCGATTCTCTCGGGCGACCAGGTGGTGCTTGCCAAGGTAAACATCGATGAATACCGCGAGCGCATGCGCTCCAAGCTCAAAACATCCGCTCAAGGCTGGAAGGGGATTCCTTACTCCATCACCGAAGGTTCAGACAAAGCACTTATTCTAGGCCATGTTTCAGACAGTTCCGCCGTACTCGCGCAAGTGACTTTGGACAAAGTTATCGCCTGGAACTTAACCTTGTACGAAAAGGGCTTAAGCGAAATCAAGAACGAGACACGCAAGCGCATGTTCCTCATGTACGGGCTTTTGTCTTTCTCGCTCATTACCGTGCTGCTCGGTTCCGTCGTGATGTTTAGATTCCTTACGCAAGAACACAAGCTACTCGCCATGAAGGCAAACTTCCTTTCGAGCGTTTCGCATGAGCTCAAGACACCGCTCACCTCCATCAAGATGTTTGCCGAAATGATGGCCCGCGGACGCGTACAGAAAGTCGAAAAAGTGCAGGAATATTCAGGACTTATCGGCAAAGAAGCAACCCGCCTTGAAAACCTCATTGGCGCCATTTTGAACTACACGCGCATGGAACACGGCAAGGGCGGTTTCCACTGGGAAAAGCTCGACTTTTCGGCCTGCGTGCAGAAGGTCTTTGATAACGTAGAAGACATTGGCGTCGAAAAAGGCCTGATGTTCCATACAAAAATTGAGCCGAACCTATTCGTCATTGGCGATTACACCGCTCTTTACAGCTTAGTACAAAACCTTATCGAAAACGCAATTAAATACACAAACGCTCCAGGCGACATCACGATAACCGTTTCTCCAGACGAAGATAGAATCGTTTTCTCCGTGGCAGATACGGGTATAGGCATTCCATCGTCAGAGCAAAAAAATATATTTAATGATTTTTATAGAGTCGGTGACGAGATGACGCGCAGCACAAAAGGTTCCGGCCTAGGTCTTGCCATTGTAAAACGCGTAGCCGAGACCCACAAGGCGACCATTTCTCTCACCAGCAAACCCGGCAAAGGCTCCACCTTTACCGTAAGATTCAAAAAGGCAGAATGA
- a CDS encoding DMT family transporter produces MVLAAFLWGSTFVAQIEGNDVGPFAFVCMRNFIATGVLFGLAKVLDKFNKSPRKPKTKEENRALWKAGLFCGLTLFFAMNLQQTGLFLGCSAGKAGFLTACYIIFVPILSTFFGKKISPKIWLCVAITVVGLYLLCIKEDFTIQPSDIILLLCALAFAAHILVVGKYGPYMDNVRLSAIQFLVVASLSIFPMFFVDLKGNFAGFGSVIDVYSQFKPWIPLLYAAILSSGVAFTLQIIAQNKLRPTIASLLMSLESVFSVISGWVMLGERFTLQEAIGCVLMFTAVILAQVNIKRR; encoded by the coding sequence ATGGTACTGGCGGCATTTCTGTGGGGTTCCACATTTGTCGCTCAAATCGAAGGGAACGACGTCGGCCCGTTCGCTTTCGTGTGCATGCGAAATTTCATCGCCACAGGAGTCCTTTTCGGACTGGCGAAGGTATTGGACAAATTCAACAAAAGTCCTAGAAAACCGAAAACTAAAGAAGAAAACAGAGCTCTCTGGAAAGCAGGACTTTTCTGCGGGCTTACGCTTTTCTTTGCAATGAACTTGCAACAGACAGGGCTTTTTCTCGGATGTTCAGCCGGGAAGGCTGGGTTCCTGACCGCGTGCTACATTATTTTCGTTCCGATTCTAAGCACATTTTTTGGCAAGAAGATTTCCCCAAAGATTTGGCTCTGCGTCGCCATTACAGTCGTAGGGCTATACCTGCTCTGCATCAAAGAAGATTTTACCATCCAGCCATCCGATATTATTCTGTTGCTTTGCGCGCTCGCCTTTGCGGCACACATTCTCGTCGTCGGAAAGTACGGCCCTTACATGGACAATGTGAGACTTTCGGCAATACAGTTTCTAGTGGTGGCGTCGCTTTCCATTTTCCCGATGTTTTTCGTGGACTTGAAAGGAAATTTTGCGGGGTTTGGCTCGGTGATAGACGTCTATTCGCAATTCAAGCCGTGGATTCCGCTTTTGTACGCGGCCATCCTTTCGAGCGGTGTGGCGTTCACATTGCAAATTATCGCGCAAAACAAATTAAGGCCCACCATAGCATCGCTATTGATGAGCCTTGAATCTGTATTTTCCGTGATTTCTGGATGGGTGATGCTCGGTGAGCGATTCACCCTTCAAGAAGCAATCGGATGCGTGCTAATGTTCACTGCCGTCATCCTTGCGCAAGTCAATATAAAACGCAGATAG
- a CDS encoding response regulator transcription factor produces the protein MQQHRILIVEDEEIIRLGLQDNFELENYEVETACDGEEAIAKTDSFQPHLILLDVMLPKKSGFEVCRLIRKKHPECIIIMLTAKTEETSKVAGLDMGADDYVTKPFSILELLARVKAFLRRIDLQSQASPTKQLASVDAIDFADIHLDFKKFVATKAGVPLELSTREFQILKYFWQRRGEVVLREDLLQDLWGYTPDNMPSTRTIDNHIVNLRRKLEDDQANPKIILSIRGAGYKFDA, from the coding sequence ATGCAGCAACACAGAATTCTCATTGTTGAAGACGAAGAAATCATCCGGCTAGGGCTCCAGGACAACTTTGAGCTCGAAAACTATGAAGTCGAAACGGCTTGTGACGGCGAAGAAGCAATCGCCAAGACAGACTCGTTCCAACCGCACCTGATTTTGCTGGACGTGATGCTTCCGAAGAAGAGCGGTTTTGAAGTCTGCCGCCTCATTCGCAAGAAGCACCCGGAATGCATCATCATCATGCTCACGGCAAAAACCGAAGAAACGAGCAAAGTCGCAGGACTTGACATGGGCGCCGACGACTACGTGACAAAGCCGTTCTCGATTCTGGAACTTTTGGCACGCGTAAAAGCGTTCCTCCGCCGTATTGACTTGCAGTCGCAAGCAAGCCCGACAAAGCAGCTTGCCTCCGTCGATGCCATTGATTTTGCCGACATTCATTTGGACTTCAAAAAATTCGTCGCCACAAAGGCAGGTGTTCCGCTTGAACTTTCCACAAGAGAATTCCAGATTCTCAAGTACTTCTGGCAGCGCCGCGGCGAAGTCGTCTTGCGCGAAGACTTGCTGCAAGACCTTTGGGGATACACGCCCGACAACATGCCCTCCACGCGAACGATTGACAACCATATCGTGAATCTGAGACGTAAACTCGAGGACGACCAGGCGAATCCGAAAATCATCCTTTCAATCCGTGGAGCAGGCTACAAGTTCGATGCTTAA
- the thiC gene encoding phosphomethylpyrimidine synthase ThiC: protein MSESNGFFKPFPQSRKIYVPGKIFPDLKVAMREISLDDPKCPVLPVYDTSGAYGDPDKTIDVKKGLERIREPWIRERLEKDGAHKTQMQYAREGVITREMEYVAIRENQKMDEIFGSNGDAITPEFVRKELAEGRAIIPANVNHPECEPMIIGRNFLTKINSNIGNSSVASSIEQEVEKMVWSVRWGADTVMDLSTGKDIHETREWILRNSPVPIGTVPMYQALEKVNGIADDLTWEVFRDTLIEQAEQGVDYFTIHAGLLLKYIPFALERTTGIVSRGGSIIARWCMVHKQENFLYTHFDEICDILAKYDVCVSLGDGLRPGSIADANDMAQFSELDTLGELTEIAWKKGVQVIIEGPGHVPMHKIRENMDRQIEMCHNAPFYTLGPLTTDIAPGYDHITSAIGAAMIGWFGTAMLCYVTPKEHLGLPDKNDVREGVVTYKLAAHAADLAKGHFAAHFRDDALSRARFSFRWNDQFALSLDPERAVEFHDETLPGNGAKSSHFCSMCGPKFCSMRISKDIQEYVKTGKLDPNSDPLK from the coding sequence ATGTCTGAATCCAACGGCTTTTTCAAGCCTTTTCCGCAGTCTCGCAAGATTTATGTCCCCGGTAAGATTTTCCCGGATTTGAAAGTCGCCATGCGCGAAATTTCGCTCGACGACCCGAAATGCCCAGTGCTCCCTGTTTACGATACGAGTGGCGCTTATGGCGACCCCGACAAGACAATTGATGTAAAGAAAGGACTTGAACGCATTCGTGAACCGTGGATCCGCGAACGCTTGGAAAAAGACGGCGCCCACAAGACTCAGATGCAGTACGCCCGCGAAGGCGTCATCACTCGCGAAATGGAATACGTTGCCATCCGCGAAAACCAGAAGATGGACGAAATTTTTGGCAGCAACGGTGATGCCATCACGCCGGAATTCGTGCGCAAGGAACTCGCCGAAGGCCGCGCCATCATCCCTGCCAACGTGAACCACCCGGAATGCGAACCGATGATTATCGGACGTAACTTCCTCACGAAAATCAACTCCAACATCGGAAACTCTTCTGTCGCTTCTTCTATTGAACAGGAAGTCGAAAAGATGGTTTGGTCCGTGCGCTGGGGTGCAGATACGGTGATGGACCTCTCGACCGGCAAGGACATCCACGAAACGCGCGAATGGATTTTGCGCAACAGCCCAGTACCTATAGGAACGGTGCCGATGTACCAGGCACTCGAAAAGGTGAACGGCATCGCTGACGACCTCACGTGGGAAGTGTTCCGCGATACGCTTATTGAACAGGCCGAACAGGGCGTCGACTACTTTACGATCCACGCAGGACTTTTACTCAAGTACATTCCGTTTGCACTCGAACGCACGACAGGCATCGTGAGCCGTGGCGGTTCTATCATCGCCCGCTGGTGCATGGTCCACAAGCAAGAGAACTTCCTCTACACGCACTTCGACGAAATCTGCGACATTCTCGCTAAGTACGACGTTTGCGTTTCTTTGGGCGATGGGCTGCGTCCGGGTTCCATTGCAGATGCAAACGACATGGCACAGTTCTCCGAACTCGATACGCTCGGCGAACTCACCGAAATCGCATGGAAGAAGGGCGTTCAGGTCATCATTGAAGGTCCGGGTCACGTGCCGATGCACAAGATTCGCGAAAACATGGACCGCCAGATTGAAATGTGCCACAACGCACCGTTCTACACGCTTGGCCCTCTCACCACAGATATTGCTCCGGGTTACGACCACATCACGTCTGCTATCGGTGCTGCAATGATAGGCTGGTTCGGTACCGCCATGCTCTGCTACGTGACGCCGAAGGAACACTTGGGCCTCCCAGACAAGAATGACGTGCGTGAAGGCGTGGTGACGTACAAGCTCGCCGCCCATGCAGCTGACCTTGCCAAGGGCCACTTTGCAGCACACTTCCGCGATGACGCGCTTTCGCGCGCCCGTTTCAGCTTCCGCTGGAACGACCAGTTCGCGCTTTCGCTCGACCCGGAACGCGCCGTAGAATTCCACGACGAAACGCTCCCGGGCAATGGCGCGAAGTCCTCGCACTTCTGCTCGATGTGCGGTCCGAAGTTCTGCTCAATGCGCATTTCTAAAGACATTCAGGAATACGTAAAGACCGGCAAGCTCGACCCAAACAGCGACCCGCTGAAGTAA
- a CDS encoding AAA family ATPase, protein MENGKKILNDFVKSKFADQNELKKALFQAGVAALDEGWTFMDATFQLGGKARDEGLSADDVEKILRNAFSEEKRRTEREAEQKAAAQAAAQPAQAPQAQAAQAQPGMAPGYATMGPTVISPLSATMMQQMIALGLDNQSLELLQNFKIDPEALSIPWPAPDWRKDFAKLLAATFKPDETVEFKISNTPSGSREIVSKIIAQDEALKKIMKQLDGPDGALLTINAVKGGADATDESWHYRYVVVDNPKMTLAKQLAYYKALNLPCAALVNTGANSVQAWIKIEAHDQEEYKERVDFLFQTLESQGFKVDDGNRNPNQMVRMPGVLRNGKQQYLIALEQGAKNFTEWREWAEYSLDGKPLVELASDSEEAPKKDPCIIENVLRAGEFFLFTAPPKSGKSLALMDMALSICHGEDWLGNTTNENDVLYINLELTKSVFLNRLFLLGEKRNLEPNTLKFGFLNLRGSALTPLEIAQLIAKRIQGAKKLENHDYKVVVIDPISAVLHNPKSSRLSGSPHQILMQMVDSIIALTGCAVVTSTNIGEYPYLESRADSVISLTPVEGSLNTYQIKGSFREFPKTLARECSWIYPRFVV, encoded by the coding sequence ATGGAAAACGGAAAGAAAATTCTTAACGACTTCGTAAAGAGCAAATTCGCCGACCAGAATGAACTGAAGAAGGCTTTGTTCCAAGCAGGCGTTGCAGCGCTTGACGAAGGCTGGACGTTCATGGACGCCACATTCCAGCTCGGTGGCAAAGCTCGCGACGAGGGGCTCTCGGCAGATGATGTCGAGAAGATTTTGCGCAACGCCTTCTCCGAAGAAAAGCGCCGTACCGAACGCGAAGCCGAACAAAAGGCAGCTGCTCAAGCAGCAGCGCAACCCGCACAAGCTCCACAGGCTCAAGCCGCCCAGGCACAGCCGGGCATGGCTCCGGGCTACGCTACGATGGGTCCAACAGTCATCTCACCGCTTTCGGCAACGATGATGCAACAGATGATTGCACTCGGTCTCGACAACCAGTCTCTTGAGCTGTTGCAGAACTTCAAGATTGACCCTGAAGCGCTCTCGATTCCATGGCCCGCTCCAGACTGGCGCAAAGACTTTGCAAAGCTCTTGGCGGCTACGTTCAAACCCGACGAGACTGTTGAATTCAAGATTTCGAACACGCCATCGGGTTCTCGCGAAATCGTCTCGAAGATTATCGCGCAAGACGAAGCGCTCAAGAAAATCATGAAGCAGCTCGACGGTCCGGACGGAGCGCTCCTCACGATTAACGCAGTGAAAGGCGGCGCCGACGCTACCGACGAAAGCTGGCATTACCGTTACGTTGTCGTAGACAACCCAAAGATGACGCTCGCGAAGCAGCTCGCTTACTACAAGGCCTTGAATCTCCCCTGCGCCGCCCTTGTAAACACGGGCGCAAACTCCGTGCAGGCCTGGATCAAGATCGAAGCGCACGACCAGGAAGAATACAAGGAACGTGTTGACTTCCTTTTCCAGACGCTTGAATCGCAGGGTTTCAAAGTCGATGACGGCAACCGCAATCCAAACCAGATGGTCCGCATGCCAGGCGTGCTCCGCAACGGCAAGCAGCAGTACCTCATCGCTTTGGAACAAGGTGCCAAGAACTTCACGGAATGGCGCGAATGGGCGGAATACTCACTTGACGGAAAGCCGCTTGTAGAACTTGCTAGCGATAGCGAAGAAGCCCCGAAAAAAGACCCCTGCATTATCGAGAACGTACTCCGCGCGGGTGAATTTTTCTTGTTCACAGCTCCGCCGAAAAGCGGAAAGTCTCTTGCACTTATGGACATGGCACTTTCCATCTGCCACGGCGAAGACTGGCTCGGCAACACGACAAACGAAAACGACGTTCTGTACATCAACTTGGAACTCACCAAGTCCGTGTTCTTGAACCGTCTCTTTTTGCTTGGCGAAAAACGCAACCTTGAACCCAACACGCTCAAATTCGGTTTCCTGAATCTCCGCGGCTCAGCGCTTACTCCGCTTGAAATCGCACAGCTCATTGCAAAGCGCATTCAAGGCGCCAAGAAGCTCGAAAATCACGATTACAAGGTCGTCGTAATAGACCCGATTTCAGCCGTTTTGCACAACCCGAAATCTTCAAGACTCAGCGGTTCCCCGCACCAGATTCTGATGCAGATGGTCGATTCGATTATCGCTCTCACGGGTTGCGCCGTTGTCACGTCCACAAACATTGGCGAATACCCCTACCTTGAATCGCGTGCCGACAGTGTCATTTCACTCACGCCGGTTGAAGGTAGCCTAAACACGTACCAAATTAAGGGCTCGTTCCGCGAATTCCCGAAGACTCTCGCCCGCGAATGCTCCTGGATTTATCCTAGATTTGTAGTTTAA